One genomic segment of Candidatus Deferrimicrobiaceae bacterium includes these proteins:
- the murC gene encoding UDP-N-acetylmuramate--L-alanine ligase, with product MYRKGLRIHFVGIGGIGMSGIAELLLNLGYRVTGSDLRLSDTTERLARLGAEIRGEHAAANIPEDGHVVVVSSAVRPDNPEVIEAHRRKIPVIPRAEMLAELMRMKYGIAIAGTHGKTTTTSMVATLLATAGWDPTAVVGGKLNSLGSNAKLGSGDFLVAEADESDGSFLKLSPTVAVVTNIDAEHLDYYSGIGQIKETFLHFLNKVPFYGFAVLCVDHPNVQELIPALQKTYVTYGFSPQADYRADGVSPEGMANRFRVVRRGEILGEVLLSAPGRHNVSNALAAVAVASELGIPFDKIREGLADYRGVHRRFQIKGEREGVTVVDDYGHHPAEIRATLSAAREVWPSRRIVVGFQPHRYSRTHALFQEFVSAFHDADLLFVFEVYPAGEEPIPGASGERLCEAIRDHGHKAVFFAGKAGEAAGRILPRLQPGDIFLTMGAGDVWKLAEGVVSA from the coding sequence TGCCCGTCTCGGAGCGGAGATCCGGGGGGAGCACGCGGCCGCCAACATCCCGGAGGACGGCCACGTGGTGGTGGTCTCCTCGGCCGTCCGTCCGGACAACCCGGAAGTGATCGAGGCGCATCGCAGGAAGATCCCGGTCATCCCCCGGGCGGAGATGCTTGCCGAACTCATGCGGATGAAATACGGGATCGCCATCGCGGGAACGCACGGCAAGACGACCACGACCTCGATGGTGGCCACCCTCCTCGCGACGGCCGGGTGGGACCCGACCGCCGTGGTGGGGGGGAAGCTCAACAGCCTCGGCTCCAACGCGAAGCTCGGGTCCGGGGATTTCCTGGTGGCCGAGGCCGACGAGAGCGACGGGTCGTTCCTGAAACTCTCCCCCACCGTGGCGGTGGTGACCAACATCGATGCCGAGCACCTCGACTACTACTCGGGAATCGGGCAGATCAAGGAGACTTTTCTCCACTTCCTCAACAAGGTTCCCTTCTACGGGTTCGCCGTCCTGTGCGTGGACCACCCGAATGTCCAGGAGCTCATCCCCGCGCTTCAGAAGACGTACGTCACCTACGGCTTTTCCCCGCAGGCGGATTACCGGGCCGACGGGGTCTCGCCCGAGGGGATGGCGAACCGCTTCCGGGTGGTCCGCCGCGGCGAGATCCTCGGCGAGGTCTTGCTTTCCGCACCCGGCCGCCACAACGTGAGCAACGCGCTTGCCGCGGTGGCGGTCGCTTCGGAGCTGGGGATCCCCTTCGACAAGATCCGGGAAGGGCTGGCCGACTACCGGGGAGTGCACAGGAGGTTCCAGATCAAGGGAGAGCGGGAAGGCGTGACGGTCGTGGACGATTACGGGCATCACCCCGCGGAGATCCGCGCGACGCTTTCCGCCGCCCGGGAGGTGTGGCCCTCCCGCCGGATCGTCGTCGGCTTCCAGCCGCACCGGTACTCCCGGACGCACGCCCTTTTCCAGGAGTTCGTCTCCGCGTTCCACGATGCGGACCTGCTCTTCGTTTTCGAGGTCTACCCCGCGGGGGAGGAACCGATCCCGGGGGCCTCGGGCGAGCGGCTCTGCGAGGCGATACGGGACCACGGGCACAAGGCGGTCTTTTTCGCGGGGAAGGCAGGGGAAGCCGCAGGGCGGATTCTCCCCCGGCTGCAACCGGGCGACATATTTCTGACCATGGGGGCCGGAGATGTCTGGAAACTGGCAGAGGGCGTGGTATCCGCCTGA
- the murB gene encoding UDP-N-acetylmuramate dehydrogenase: MMGKVEEVFGARMREFTTVRIGGPAERIVFPHSGKEVQEVLAAERGANREVRALGAGSNLLVSDGGIRGTVICLKKNMGKVLFAPGGAVVADAGVMLPRFAVLCALSSLSGAEELGGIPGTVGGALTMNAGAYGRSIGEIVEWVEIVDDGGNLHRVAAGEIGFSYRTAEYPVAGIIVRAGFRLRPGHSDEAFARMKGFNERRRACQPWGERTFGSTFRNPPGGERAASLLERAGMKGAREGDAMFSEKHANFMVNRGRAGASDVLRLIARGREAVRNLANVTLATEVKMWGIADE, translated from the coding sequence ATGATGGGCAAGGTCGAGGAGGTGTTCGGCGCCAGGATGCGGGAGTTCACCACCGTGAGGATCGGAGGGCCGGCCGAGCGGATCGTCTTTCCGCACTCGGGGAAGGAGGTCCAGGAGGTCCTCGCGGCGGAGCGGGGCGCGAACCGGGAGGTGAGGGCGCTGGGAGCGGGCAGCAACCTCCTCGTGTCGGACGGCGGCATTCGCGGCACGGTGATCTGTCTGAAGAAGAACATGGGAAAGGTCCTCTTCGCCCCGGGGGGAGCGGTGGTCGCCGACGCGGGCGTGATGCTTCCGAGGTTCGCGGTCCTGTGCGCCCTGTCCTCCCTCTCCGGCGCCGAAGAGCTGGGGGGGATCCCGGGGACGGTGGGCGGAGCGCTGACGATGAATGCCGGGGCGTACGGACGGTCCATCGGGGAGATCGTCGAGTGGGTGGAGATCGTGGATGACGGGGGGAACCTTCACCGCGTCGCGGCGGGGGAGATCGGTTTCTCCTACCGGACGGCGGAGTACCCCGTCGCGGGGATCATCGTCCGCGCCGGTTTCCGGCTTCGCCCGGGCCATTCCGATGAGGCGTTCGCCCGCATGAAGGGATTCAACGAAAGACGCCGCGCCTGCCAGCCCTGGGGGGAGAGGACGTTCGGCTCCACCTTCCGGAACCCTCCCGGGGGCGAGAGGGCGGCATCCCTGCTGGAGCGGGCGGGGATGAAGGGGGCCCGCGAGGGAGACGCGATGTTTTCGGAGAAGCATGCCAATTTCATGGTCAACCGGGGGCGGGCCGGCGCGTCCGATGTCCTGCGGCTCATCGCGCGGGGGAGGGAGGCGGTGCGGAATCTTGCGAACGTCACGCTGGCGACCGAGGTGAAGATGTGGGGAATCGCGGATGAGTGA
- a CDS encoding D-alanine--D-alanine ligase, translated as MSEKGRFRGKTVGVFLGGESSEREVSLRTGGAAAQALRRRGYGVSEIDIRGDWLRAIREAKIDVAFVALHGRLGEDGCIQGALELARVPYTGSGVAASAVSMSKVLAKRVVAAAGVPCPQDAVFEGEALAAPAPPAFGFPLVVKPDREGSTVGISVVRDIGGWEGAMAEAGKYDPRVLVEDYVPGREITVGIVNGRVLPAIEIVPKSGSGFYDYHSKYTVGQTEYVIPVPMDRDILQRAAEFTRMAASALSLRGAARIDYRVDPAGNLFFLEANTIPGMTETSLLPKAARFDGISFEDLVEEILDDAGLSK; from the coding sequence ATGAGTGAGAAGGGCAGGTTCCGGGGGAAGACGGTGGGGGTCTTCCTCGGCGGGGAGTCCTCGGAGCGCGAGGTGTCGCTCCGGACGGGGGGAGCCGCCGCGCAGGCCCTTCGCCGGAGGGGATATGGCGTGTCCGAGATCGACATCCGGGGGGATTGGTTGCGGGCGATCCGGGAAGCGAAGATCGACGTCGCCTTCGTCGCCCTCCACGGCCGGCTGGGGGAGGACGGATGCATCCAGGGAGCCCTGGAGCTTGCCCGCGTGCCGTATACGGGATCGGGCGTCGCCGCCTCCGCCGTCTCGATGAGCAAGGTTCTGGCCAAACGGGTCGTCGCCGCCGCGGGGGTCCCCTGTCCGCAGGACGCCGTTTTCGAGGGGGAGGCGCTTGCCGCCCCCGCCCCGCCGGCGTTCGGCTTCCCTCTGGTGGTGAAGCCGGACCGGGAAGGATCCACGGTGGGGATCAGCGTAGTCCGCGATATCGGCGGATGGGAGGGGGCGATGGCCGAGGCGGGGAAGTACGACCCCCGGGTGCTGGTCGAGGACTACGTGCCGGGGAGGGAGATCACGGTGGGGATCGTGAACGGACGGGTCCTCCCCGCCATCGAGATCGTGCCGAAGTCCGGCTCGGGATTCTACGACTACCATTCCAAGTACACGGTCGGCCAGACGGAGTACGTGATCCCCGTCCCGATGGACCGCGACATCCTCCAGCGGGCGGCGGAGTTCACGCGGATGGCGGCTTCCGCCCTGTCGCTGCGGGGCGCGGCAAGGATCGATTACCGGGTCGACCCCGCGGGGAACCTCTTCTTCCTGGAGGCGAACACGATCCCGGGAATGACGGAAACGAGCCTGTTGCCGAAAGCGGCCCGCTTCGACGGGATTTCCTTCGAGGACCTCGTCGAGGAGATCCTGGACGATGCGGGGTTGTCCAAGTAG
- a CDS encoding cell division protein FtsQ/DivIB translates to MIEYKAYHKKSLGKRKRPHAARRKKKKGKEETPGRTQFRRSIPIIAAVLAFLLLGAAGAAAYTWLGRSAIFSVRVVDMNPCDHVSKDEISGMLKGVARGNIWSLSKEEIGRRILSHPFAREVAVRKAFPDKLVVHIEEREPVAMINLDALYYVDEQGSIFKRLTAYDAKNLPILTGFSRGDLAAKDPVTIRNLKKTIDLLHHAEAGVLRRNISEVHFDAQDGYTLVTRDFGLQLKIGTMEFSKAMQRVEEAMPKLASLGQSKGVVDLKTEGRIFVRPGE, encoded by the coding sequence ATGATCGAGTACAAGGCATACCACAAGAAGTCGCTCGGGAAGCGGAAGCGTCCGCACGCGGCGCGCAGGAAGAAGAAAAAGGGGAAGGAGGAAACCCCCGGCCGGACCCAATTCCGGCGTTCGATCCCGATCATCGCCGCGGTGCTGGCCTTCCTCCTCCTGGGGGCGGCGGGGGCGGCCGCCTACACCTGGCTGGGACGCTCCGCCATCTTCTCGGTGCGGGTCGTCGACATGAACCCGTGCGACCACGTGTCGAAAGACGAGATCTCGGGGATGCTCAAGGGGGTCGCCCGGGGAAACATCTGGTCGCTCTCCAAGGAGGAGATCGGCCGGCGGATCCTGTCCCACCCGTTCGCGCGGGAAGTGGCCGTCCGGAAGGCGTTCCCGGACAAGCTCGTCGTGCACATCGAGGAACGGGAGCCGGTCGCGATGATCAACCTGGACGCTCTCTACTACGTGGATGAGCAGGGATCCATCTTCAAGCGCTTGACCGCGTACGACGCGAAGAACCTTCCGATCCTCACCGGTTTTTCGCGGGGGGACCTGGCGGCGAAGGACCCGGTCACGATCCGGAACCTGAAGAAGACGATCGACCTTCTGCATCACGCGGAAGCGGGCGTCCTGCGCCGGAACATCTCGGAGGTCCACTTCGACGCCCAGGACGGGTACACGCTGGTGACCCGGGACTTCGGGCTCCAGCTGAAGATCGGGACGATGGAATTTTCCAAGGCGATGCAGCGGGTGGAGGAGGCGATGCCGAAGCTGGCGAGCCTGGGCCAATCGAAGGGGGTCGTCGACCTGAAAACAGAGGGCCGCATCTTCGTGCGGCCGGGGGAGTAG